A genomic segment from Mesotoga sp. UBA6090 encodes:
- a CDS encoding SLBB domain-containing protein, translating into MHVRIILLSILLLLTVSLFGYSVRPGDLLTVSVYGSADLSSEALVGPDGTASVPPLGNVMLLGKTLEEIQSLLSSQFLSQGILTSKPQVTVSVKSFAPFMFYVLGEVNKPGAIEWHDTTIGISQLLALAGGLGDGADLSSSFVVGKDGSRKQIDLSSILYGGTALTEKLTEGSTLFIPAGARAWIMTMGEFRSPTLVKFNPGITLTQVIAKSGGLTEAADNEEILLISDDIEGNVTAINLNAILSGRNKDIQLPAGSIVIANDSSSKSVKLLGEFNNPASISYHEKLTLLQAIGVAGGLRQTASDGLYILRTGLAVPESVKVSDLFSGLIEDITLNPGDTIFVPRQQERFVYIASASFGGKVEFSTDEKLSLLSALVKVDLYDPTNQDSLIVVEPSGERLEFSQGQDAELEPGSMIILPRGEKNVFVTGEVRNPGSIPFANFEEITLGKAIAKSGGVTERAGLVELVTETGTRLFSVEESTKSSLILSPQSVVHVKEKEQRYVYVISSTEGGRVDFSEKESFTLRNLLAKMNLLNLNSDKDISIIDSSGANQLVTTSRLSLDDHKLETGSIVIVPDISTWIYVFGEVGRPGKVELDRDDLLLTRAISASGGFTQNADISSIQVLSGSDATEVNLDEVLRGFSKDPTIKYDDLIYVPRIDNRFVYVISEESGGKVDFSAGESITLRSALAKLNLVEISSEKEILVILPDGEKFEIPISSLGKSDWELEIGSVIFYPQASNVANVLGQVRSPGTVTLKPDIPFNLSTVIAAAGGITDLADRYNIAVIDSKSASTVIYTVEDLSSDPIPSIPDGATVFVPEMDSKYVYILGGVREPGMKLISREETNPTLTKLIAMSGGLTDPLSEKIEIVDVSERRRLDLQEILEGSIQDPQIASGSIIYVPETYGRFVYVISREKGGRVDFASNEEITLRTALAKQNQLHFDSSGRVTVIFPDGSKRERKISDLKDNDMILSPGSIIVYPDVARQVFVIGAVNDPGLVQFEPGDKVSLTTLLARAGGMTPLALGNKIQITDPFGRTTTASVDPILLGKALDLNLEDGSFVYVPIYEPVRVNVIGEVKSPGTVEFAKNESPTVLLAISKAGGPTERAATNIKISDHDGEVLWLDLVEGNDVPLAGGQTVYVAGDDRYIYVSGEVNSPGKYEFAVDEEITILKILARAGGEKSSASDQIRILLPSGGILPISLSQIKNEGKDASVEAGSTVLVPKQVIRVTVLGAVNSPGLFTFNPDESHSLSDALARAGGLIDESIVDKIAVQDGKLYNEFSTSVLQRRGDSLSDNSFIYVSSKSSISVTILGEIARPGKYEISGTRPSIATAIAIAGGLDQSVTTLSLVGSDGRVKLVDARKTEELARSYLEDEDTIVALKNYESFVTIIGDVKSPGVFSVSEYGDLSLAELLSLAGGLSNFETRGRVFISSAGKTEEISTTPEDFISLTRKIVSPGSTIYVPYSEPARVYVFGEVQRPGVVRFYEGMTAIEAVIEAGGPTSYAVLGNALLFQNLEEQPLVLDLDQQKGKAAKGSVPLLPGNIIFVPQSSIVNIKDIMSIVASSLSIVNSAVGIFK; encoded by the coding sequence ATGCATGTGAGAATTATCTTACTTTCGATCCTGTTATTGCTAACGGTCTCCCTGTTTGGATACTCAGTTAGACCGGGCGACCTCTTGACAGTTTCAGTCTATGGTTCCGCTGATCTTTCCAGCGAAGCCCTTGTGGGTCCAGACGGTACTGCTTCAGTGCCTCCACTTGGAAATGTAATGTTACTTGGAAAAACTCTTGAAGAAATCCAGTCGTTGTTATCATCTCAGTTTCTAAGCCAGGGTATATTGACATCAAAACCACAGGTAACCGTTTCGGTGAAATCATTTGCTCCTTTCATGTTTTATGTTCTTGGTGAAGTAAACAAACCAGGAGCTATAGAGTGGCACGATACTACTATTGGGATTTCTCAACTCTTGGCACTAGCCGGTGGCCTGGGAGATGGTGCAGATCTTTCTTCTTCATTTGTTGTAGGAAAGGATGGATCTAGAAAGCAAATTGACCTGTCTTCGATTCTGTACGGAGGAACGGCTCTGACAGAAAAACTAACTGAGGGTTCAACTCTGTTCATACCTGCCGGAGCGCGGGCATGGATAATGACCATGGGGGAATTTAGATCTCCTACCCTTGTGAAGTTCAATCCCGGGATTACTCTAACCCAGGTGATTGCCAAGTCTGGAGGACTGACAGAAGCTGCCGACAATGAAGAGATCCTCTTAATCAGTGACGATATTGAAGGCAACGTTACCGCCATAAACCTGAACGCTATTCTCTCCGGAAGAAACAAGGACATCCAGTTACCCGCAGGAAGTATCGTTATTGCAAATGATTCCTCCTCAAAATCCGTGAAACTTCTAGGCGAGTTCAATAATCCAGCATCTATCTCCTATCATGAAAAACTCACCCTATTGCAGGCAATTGGTGTGGCTGGGGGGCTTAGACAGACAGCTTCTGATGGACTATACATTTTGAGGACCGGTCTAGCAGTACCTGAATCAGTGAAAGTCAGTGATCTCTTCAGCGGCTTGATCGAGGACATTACCTTGAATCCAGGCGATACGATATTCGTTCCTCGTCAACAGGAACGATTCGTGTACATCGCCTCCGCATCATTTGGAGGTAAGGTGGAGTTTAGCACAGACGAAAAACTATCTCTATTGAGCGCACTGGTTAAGGTTGATCTCTACGATCCCACAAATCAAGATTCGTTAATTGTAGTAGAGCCTTCAGGAGAACGTTTGGAGTTTTCACAAGGACAAGACGCAGAACTGGAGCCAGGATCGATGATAATCTTGCCGCGTGGAGAGAAGAACGTGTTCGTAACTGGAGAGGTTAGAAATCCCGGCTCAATACCATTTGCGAACTTCGAAGAGATCACTCTTGGAAAGGCAATAGCCAAGTCCGGCGGAGTTACTGAAAGGGCAGGTCTCGTTGAGCTAGTTACGGAGACCGGGACGAGATTGTTCTCTGTTGAGGAATCGACAAAGAGCTCTCTGATTCTAAGTCCTCAGTCAGTAGTTCACGTCAAGGAAAAAGAACAACGATACGTGTACGTCATCTCTTCGACAGAGGGCGGAAGAGTTGATTTTAGCGAGAAGGAGTCCTTCACTCTTAGGAACTTGCTGGCGAAAATGAATCTACTGAATCTCAATTCAGACAAGGACATTTCAATTATTGATTCATCGGGTGCGAATCAACTTGTAACGACTTCCAGACTATCTCTGGACGACCACAAACTTGAAACCGGGTCAATTGTTATAGTTCCCGATATCAGTACCTGGATATACGTATTCGGAGAAGTGGGAAGACCGGGGAAAGTTGAGCTTGACAGAGATGACCTTTTGTTAACCCGTGCGATCAGCGCAAGTGGGGGATTCACGCAGAATGCCGATATTTCTTCTATTCAAGTTCTCTCCGGGTCTGATGCCACCGAAGTCAATCTTGATGAAGTTCTAAGAGGCTTTTCCAAAGATCCAACAATCAAATATGATGACCTGATCTATGTTCCCAGAATTGATAATAGGTTTGTTTATGTAATTTCGGAAGAGAGTGGTGGCAAGGTTGATTTTTCAGCAGGAGAGAGTATCACTTTAAGAAGTGCTCTTGCAAAACTGAATCTTGTAGAGATTTCGTCGGAAAAAGAAATCCTGGTGATTTTGCCAGATGGTGAAAAGTTTGAGATTCCGATCAGTTCTCTTGGGAAATCCGATTGGGAGCTGGAAATCGGGAGCGTAATCTTCTATCCTCAGGCAAGCAATGTGGCAAACGTACTCGGACAGGTGCGGAGTCCCGGTACGGTCACCCTCAAGCCAGACATACCCTTTAATCTTTCGACCGTCATAGCTGCTGCAGGTGGAATCACCGATCTGGCAGACAGATACAATATTGCAGTGATTGACTCTAAGTCTGCTTCAACAGTTATTTATACAGTAGAAGATCTTTCGAGTGATCCTATTCCTAGCATTCCAGACGGAGCCACTGTGTTTGTCCCTGAAATGGATTCAAAATACGTATACATTTTGGGCGGAGTCAGAGAACCGGGAATGAAGCTGATTAGTCGTGAAGAGACGAATCCCACGTTAACTAAACTCATCGCCATGTCGGGCGGTTTGACTGATCCTCTTTCTGAGAAGATTGAAATTGTCGATGTGAGTGAGAGAAGAAGACTCGATCTTCAGGAGATACTCGAAGGTTCCATCCAGGACCCGCAGATAGCGAGCGGTTCAATAATATATGTTCCTGAGACTTACGGGAGATTTGTCTATGTGATTTCTAGAGAGAAAGGTGGAAGAGTCGATTTCGCAAGTAACGAGGAAATCACACTGAGAACTGCACTCGCAAAACAGAACCAGCTTCACTTTGATTCAAGCGGTAGAGTTACCGTAATCTTCCCAGATGGATCAAAGAGGGAAAGGAAAATTTCGGATCTGAAAGACAACGATATGATCCTGTCTCCAGGATCAATAATAGTCTATCCAGATGTGGCCCGCCAGGTTTTTGTGATCGGCGCCGTAAATGACCCAGGGTTAGTGCAATTTGAGCCGGGAGACAAAGTTTCTCTGACAACTCTCCTTGCTCGAGCGGGAGGAATGACCCCACTAGCTCTAGGCAACAAGATACAGATTACAGATCCCTTCGGAAGAACAACCACAGCGAGCGTCGATCCAATACTCCTTGGAAAGGCTCTGGATTTGAACCTGGAAGATGGTTCTTTTGTTTATGTCCCGATCTACGAACCAGTTAGAGTTAATGTAATTGGAGAGGTTAAGAGCCCGGGTACAGTTGAATTTGCTAAGAACGAATCTCCAACGGTGCTACTGGCGATTTCTAAGGCTGGCGGACCAACAGAAAGAGCTGCAACCAACATTAAGATCAGTGATCACGACGGGGAGGTTTTATGGCTTGATCTTGTCGAAGGAAACGACGTCCCGTTAGCTGGTGGTCAAACTGTTTACGTAGCTGGCGACGATCGATATATCTATGTCAGTGGTGAAGTCAACTCACCGGGCAAATACGAATTTGCAGTAGATGAGGAAATAACGATTCTGAAGATACTGGCAAGAGCAGGCGGAGAGAAGTCCTCTGCTTCTGATCAAATTAGGATTCTATTGCCGTCAGGAGGAATTCTCCCAATAAGTCTTTCTCAGATTAAGAACGAAGGAAAGGATGCCTCTGTTGAAGCAGGTAGCACAGTTTTGGTACCAAAGCAGGTAATTAGAGTTACCGTTCTTGGTGCAGTTAATAGCCCCGGTCTGTTTACTTTCAATCCTGATGAGAGTCATTCTCTCTCTGACGCGCTGGCGAGGGCCGGCGGCCTCATAGATGAGAGCATCGTTGACAAGATAGCAGTTCAGGACGGGAAGCTCTATAACGAATTCTCTACATCTGTCCTACAAAGGCGGGGAGATTCACTTTCAGACAACTCGTTCATCTACGTGTCAAGCAAATCATCGATTTCCGTTACGATCCTCGGAGAAATCGCAAGACCTGGGAAGTACGAAATCAGCGGTACCAGGCCTTCTATAGCAACTGCAATCGCAATAGCGGGAGGGCTTGATCAATCGGTAACTACGCTAAGCCTTGTAGGAAGTGACGGTAGAGTGAAGCTAGTCGATGCACGAAAAACTGAGGAGTTGGCCAGAAGCTATCTGGAAGATGAGGATACTATAGTTGCACTGAAGAACTATGAGTCTTTCGTAACAATCATCGGTGACGTGAAGTCACCGGGAGTCTTTTCAGTCTCGGAATATGGAGATCTTTCGCTTGCCGAACTTCTGAGCCTTGCCGGCGGCCTCTCCAACTTTGAAACGAGAGGACGAGTATTCATTTCTTCAGCAGGAAAAACGGAAGAGATATCCACTACACCGGAGGACTTCATTTCTCTTACCAGAAAGATCGTTTCTCCGGGATCAACTATCTACGTGCCTTATTCCGAACCGGCCAGAGTATACGTTTTCGGTGAAGTGCAGAGACCGGGAGTAGTAAGATTCTATGAAGGCATGACTGCGATTGAAGCGGTGATCGAGGCCGGTGGCCCAACAAGCTATGCTGTTCTCGGAAACGCGCTGCTGTTCCAGAACCTTGAAGAGCAACCACTTGTTCTTGACCTTGATCAGCAAAAAGGGAAGGCCGCCAAGGGCAGTGTTCCTCTTTTGCCAGGCAATATCATATTCGTTCCTCAATCATCGATTGTGAATATAAAAGACATAATGTCGATTGTTGCTTCATCCCTCAGCATAGTGAATTCTGCTGTCGGCATTTTCAAGTGA
- a CDS encoding CpsB/CapC family capsule biosynthesis tyrosine phosphatase codes for MNIDSHCHLLPAVDDGVESIQEAITLLEEMRLKGVERLYLTPHFLSPRSPTNISEIMKRWNEFKSELNSHSVEVVLGSEVFLRPEVLECDLVSMGESNVIFVELPTQQKPHYLFEVIEKLQMKGFRVLLAHVERYEYFFKKSGFLLGKTKLTGDISRLRDMGVLFQVNWNSLDRDPKAKALIEEKIADVTGSDKHKIGDGRLLIDFNDGRYGFFLNDYYL; via the coding sequence TTGAACATTGATTCTCATTGTCATCTGCTTCCGGCAGTTGATGACGGTGTTGAAAGTATTCAGGAGGCAATTACGCTCCTAGAAGAGATGAGACTAAAAGGAGTTGAGAGATTATACTTGACGCCACATTTCTTGTCTCCCAGGAGTCCAACAAACATATCGGAGATCATGAAAAGGTGGAATGAATTTAAGTCTGAACTGAACAGTCATTCAGTCGAAGTAGTGCTTGGTTCTGAAGTATTTCTAAGGCCTGAGGTTCTTGAATGTGATCTGGTTTCTATGGGTGAGTCCAATGTTATTTTCGTTGAGCTTCCGACTCAGCAAAAACCTCATTACCTTTTCGAAGTCATAGAGAAGCTTCAAATGAAGGGTTTCAGGGTCTTGCTTGCTCATGTGGAAAGGTATGAATACTTCTTCAAGAAAAGTGGATTCCTCTTAGGAAAGACAAAGCTTACAGGGGATATCTCAAGGCTTAGGGACATGGGAGTTCTATTTCAGGTGAACTGGAACAGTCTGGATAGAGATCCAAAAGCCAAAGCTCTTATTGAAGAGAAAATTGCCGACGTCACCGGAAGTGACAAACACAAAATAGGCGACGGCAGACTACTAATCGATTTCAATGATGGTCGATACGGATTTTTTCTGAATGATTATTATCTCTAG
- a CDS encoding GumC family protein: MSEFEGSDYRELTLEDIFRMFKKRMVLFVSVVLAVVVVTGIYLIFATPIYEASVTIKVDPTSQSSVGDLFSSSLTGSSGSNISTEVELIKSRTNIEEIIDVLGLVDRIYSEETKSRLLSEGYSDRDLVTSLTRTISSMITVSPVKDTRIVRVSVQNKDPILARDIANTLADVYNTKLAELSKRDLTRKREFIEAQIPLLESDLNEATDKIKQFKEETGIYVLDKHADQLFQMLSGYDNQYNELMISAEEKKAEIETYQSMLDDFDSNDSKSIKALWVQTSESFSVNPVLTSLRQNLATLQVELASLEEQYPKTDPRVRSKITEISKTESLIAEQIQNEFIVSGQGMTLNPAYQQIITGVISSEAGFQILQASIQAVGLLRDQYQSELRNLPAKEQQLLDLERQIAVKESLYTLLLERLEEAKISEAAVVGNAAIVDPATVPQSPVKPNKKLSLAIGGVLGIFLGMLMVFLAEYLDKTLKTEEEIERFSRQPIIGRIPNIEGTREEMYVEKNPTAPFSESIKLAASNLSFTMGEGKTVAVTSVLPTEGKSFVIANIAYSLANSGQRVVLLDLDLRRPRVEKILKAGKRTKGAVDVIMGTASIDEVVQNYAENMDFIGVGSIPPNPTIVLSSKKIDTLLSELKQRYDRVLIDMPPAVATSDVSLVGNKLDGIVLVVRPGRAIKDGLRIVVENLKTAGVKILGVIVNGVDEKNSSYYYHYYYYYNEEGKKQKRRNRTEK; encoded by the coding sequence GTGAGCGAATTCGAGGGTAGCGATTATAGGGAACTAACTCTTGAAGACATTTTTAGAATGTTTAAGAAACGAATGGTTCTCTTCGTTTCAGTAGTACTGGCTGTAGTTGTTGTCACAGGAATTTACCTAATTTTCGCTACGCCCATATATGAAGCCAGCGTCACCATCAAGGTTGATCCTACCTCTCAATCTTCAGTAGGTGATCTGTTCAGTAGCTCACTTACAGGAAGTTCAGGATCAAATATCTCTACAGAAGTTGAACTGATCAAGAGCAGAACGAATATTGAAGAGATAATTGATGTTTTGGGCTTGGTTGACAGGATTTATTCAGAAGAAACAAAGTCTCGGCTACTATCGGAAGGATATTCGGACCGCGATCTTGTAACCTCGCTCACACGAACTATTTCATCAATGATAACGGTATCCCCTGTTAAGGATACTAGGATTGTCAGAGTCTCCGTACAGAACAAGGATCCCATTCTTGCGAGGGACATCGCAAATACCCTGGCCGATGTTTACAATACTAAATTGGCAGAACTGTCAAAGAGAGACCTGACAAGAAAACGAGAATTCATTGAAGCACAGATTCCGCTTCTGGAGAGCGATCTGAATGAGGCTACCGATAAGATAAAGCAGTTCAAAGAGGAGACAGGCATCTACGTCCTGGACAAGCATGCCGATCAGCTCTTTCAAATGCTCAGCGGCTATGACAATCAGTACAACGAACTGATGATCTCTGCTGAAGAGAAGAAAGCTGAAATAGAAACATACCAGAGTATGCTAGATGACTTCGATAGTAATGATTCAAAAAGCATAAAGGCGCTTTGGGTGCAGACATCTGAGAGTTTTTCTGTCAATCCTGTACTGACCAGTCTGAGGCAGAACCTTGCTACTCTTCAAGTTGAGCTTGCTTCGTTGGAGGAACAGTATCCTAAAACTGACCCAAGAGTGAGATCGAAGATCACGGAGATTTCGAAGACAGAAAGTTTGATTGCAGAACAGATTCAGAATGAGTTCATAGTCTCAGGCCAGGGTATGACGCTGAATCCTGCGTACCAGCAGATAATAACTGGCGTCATCAGTTCAGAAGCCGGATTTCAAATCCTTCAAGCTTCAATTCAGGCTGTGGGTCTCTTGAGGGATCAGTATCAATCTGAACTGAGAAACCTACCCGCGAAAGAGCAACAGCTGCTCGATCTGGAAAGGCAAATAGCAGTGAAAGAGAGCCTCTACACTCTGCTTCTTGAGAGACTTGAAGAGGCAAAGATCAGTGAAGCTGCAGTAGTTGGAAATGCAGCTATAGTAGACCCCGCGACTGTACCTCAGTCGCCCGTGAAACCCAACAAGAAGCTATCTCTGGCTATTGGAGGAGTGTTGGGGATCTTTCTTGGAATGCTTATGGTCTTCCTTGCCGAGTATCTGGACAAGACTCTCAAGACCGAGGAAGAAATCGAGAGATTCAGTAGACAACCTATTATCGGTAGAATTCCAAACATTGAAGGCACAAGAGAAGAGATGTATGTTGAGAAAAACCCAACGGCGCCCTTTTCAGAGTCGATAAAGCTTGCGGCAAGCAATCTCTCCTTCACGATGGGCGAGGGAAAAACTGTGGCAGTTACATCGGTTCTCCCTACTGAGGGAAAGAGCTTTGTGATTGCAAATATCGCCTATTCATTGGCAAACAGCGGTCAAAGAGTAGTCCTCCTGGACCTTGATCTGCGTCGCCCCAGGGTCGAGAAGATACTTAAGGCTGGCAAGAGAACCAAGGGTGCGGTAGATGTAATAATGGGCACTGCATCGATTGATGAAGTTGTCCAGAACTACGCTGAAAACATGGACTTCATAGGAGTGGGCAGTATTCCCCCGAATCCAACAATAGTCCTTTCGTCGAAAAAAATCGATACTCTTCTTTCTGAACTGAAGCAGAGATATGATAGGGTTTTGATAGATATGCCACCTGCCGTTGCCACTTCCGACGTATCTTTAGTGGGGAACAAGCTCGACGGAATTGTACTTGTAGTAAGGCCTGGAAGAGCAATAAAGGATGGTTTGAGGATAGTAGTTGAGAATTTGAAGACAGCTGGGGTCAAGATTCTTGGGGTAATAGTCAATGGAGTTGATGAGAAGAATTCAAGCTATTACTATCACTACTATTATTATTACAACGAAGAAGGAAAGAAACAGAAAAGAAGAAATCGGACAGAGAAGTAA